The Candidatus Margulisiibacteriota bacterium genomic interval AGAGGCCGCTCGTGTTAAGTCCGCTAAAAGACAAACCGGTTGCGTCATGATTGTGCGCGGGGAGATGGGTTTTTTGCAAAATCACACTCTGGCTGTCCGCGCCGAGCGCGGTAGTAAAATCCGAGCTCTCCGCGCCACGCAGGAATTTATCGGTCAGATCCGGCACAAAAAGATCGGCGTCGTGATTTGCCTTGTTGCAGACTTTCCAGATATTTTTAAATTCCGCGCTGGTCGCGCCCCACGCTGTGGAACTGAAAGTCAGTATCGTGCCTTTCGGGAAAAATGTCAGATCGTTAATGTCGCTGGCCAGCATTGGCTTGCCTGTCGCTATAGTCATAAAAATACCCCCCTTTAATTTAATTACCTTTAGTATAGCACATTCTATCATAAAATACAATAAAAAATATTTAATAGTATTTTGTAAATGACACCAAGTTTTTAAGGGCTAGACTATATATGATAAATAGCTATAAGGAAGGATTTATAGTACATGGATAAACAAATTGAGCAAAAATTAAAAGTCTTAATCAGCAAAAAACTGCAATTACTGCGCGAAAGAGACCACTGTACCATGGAGAAAACAGCTGATTTTTTGGATTTGGATTATTCTTTGTATCATGGTCTGTTGCACGGCGCCAGATTGCCGCATCTGGCCACGCTCATGAAGATCAATCAAGCCTATGGCCTGAATATGGACTGGTGGTTCGAGGACTTCGCCGAAATACGGACAAACAAAGTTTTAACCAAAGAGACTATCACGCAAAAAGCCGCGGAAAAAGAACTATTAAATAACTTTAACAAACTGGACGCCCGCTCCCGCAAAGCCCTGCAAAAGATCTTGAAAACCATGCTTCAGAGACGCCGCAGTCATTGGCCGGTCAACAATGTATATTTTTTGCAAAGCGCGTGATGTTTTCAGCTTCTTCTAAAATCTCGCCCGCTCTGTACGATGAGCGCACCAATGGCCCGGCGAAAACAGTCCTAAACCCCAGCTCCTTTTCGCCGTATGTTTTGTATTCCGTGAATTTCCCGGGGCGGATAAAGTCCTGTACCGGATAATGTTTTTTGGACGGCGGCAGATACTGGCCGAGCGTCACAATAGACACGCCCGCGTTTTTCAAATCCCGTAGCGTTAATTTTATTTCCGTTTCTGTTTCGCCCAAGCCCAGCATCAGGCCGGACTTTACCGGCAGGCCAGTCCGGGCGGCGTGATCTAGAATTTTCAGCGAGCGCCGATAATCCGCCCGCGGACGGACAGCCGCATATAAACGCGGCACGGTTTCGATATTGTGATTATAAACAGCCGGTCTGGCCGCCAGCACGGTGTCCAGCGCGGTCAGATCCCCCTGAAAATCCGGTGTCAGAACTTCGACGGCGGCGCGCGGCAGTTCCTGCCGCGCGGCCAGAATGGCCGCGGCGAAATGCGCCGCGCCGCCGTCCGGCAGATCGTCGCGCGTCACCGAGGTAATCACCACATACCGCAAGCCCAGTTTGCGCGCGGCCGCGGCTATTTTCCGCGGCTCGTCAGCGTCCACCGGCTCCGGCGCGGCCTGCCTAACGGCGCAAAAGCGGCAGCGGCGCGTGCAGGCCGCGCCCAGTATCAAGAAAGTCACCGTCCGCGCGGCAAAACACTCGCCGCGATTGGGACAGAGCGCCGATTCGCAAACCGTATGCACCGTTTCGTCGAAATACCCGCGGATCCGCAGATTGGGCGCGGACTTCGGAATGTTTTTTTTGAGCCAGACCGGATAACGCATGGAAACAAGTTTAACAAACCACCAGAAAAAATCCATACATAAATTCGCGGCACGCGGGTATTCTGGTATTGCATCTTTAAGGAGTGTGCAGCTATGGCAACTATTGATGATTTTGAAGATCCGCCGGAAGACGATCAGGACGCCGAGGCGCAGAGTTATCTGGCGCGTTATTACAACGAAGCTCTGTCCGAGTTTCTCCAGTCCGCCGCGCCGCGTAGCGAAGAAGTTTTTCCTTACGAAGTGCTGATTTTTTCCGATCAGCCGGGGATTTTACGAAAAAAATAATTCAGACCGCTAAATAGGGCTGCTAAAAACATGTCGTCTTTAGTGTTACAATAATTTTATGCTTAGCAAAGAAGTTTCCTGGAGCTTGTGGGGTTTTTTTTTCGCGCACGCGGCGCTTTTTGTTTTCACCAACCTGGGGCTGCTTATTCTCAACCTGCTGGCTTTCAGCGGCGAACTCTGGTTTTTGTACGTCCTCGTATTCTGGGCGCTGCTGCTGGCCCTGCATTATTACTTAAACAAACTGA includes:
- the lipA gene encoding lipoyl synthase; its protein translation is MDFFWWFVKLVSMRYPVWLKKNIPKSAPNLRIRGYFDETVHTVCESALCPNRGECFAARTVTFLILGAACTRRCRFCAVRQAAPEPVDADEPRKIAAAARKLGLRYVVITSVTRDDLPDGGAAHFAAAILAARQELPRAAVEVLTPDFQGDLTALDTVLAARPAVYNHNIETVPRLYAAVRPRADYRRSLKILDHAARTGLPVKSGLMLGLGETETEIKLTLRDLKNAGVSIVTLGQYLPPSKKHYPVQDFIRPGKFTEYKTYGEKELGFRTVFAGPLVRSSYRAGEILEEAENITRFAKNIHC